Proteins found in one Bacillus thermozeamaize genomic segment:
- a CDS encoding DNA-binding response regulator: protein MYTILIVEDDVSIATILQEHLQRYGYRALCARDFQDLRREFLDVKPDLVLLDINLPYYDGFYWCRQIRAVSHVPIIYLSARSDEMNQVLAIECGGDDYITKPFHLEVLLAKVKGVLRRAYGEYAGSRPLSDVQELAGLYIHRDRQEISWKDRKVPLTPKECRLLDCLIRQAESVVTREELLEALWDETDFVDDNTLTVNVTRLRKKLAELGIADAIETVRGQGYRLRVTWQGEA from the coding sequence ATGTACACCATTCTGATTGTGGAGGACGATGTATCCATTGCCACGATTCTGCAGGAACACCTTCAGCGTTACGGGTACCGGGCCTTGTGCGCCCGGGATTTCCAAGATCTCCGGCGGGAGTTTCTCGATGTCAAGCCCGATCTGGTGCTCCTGGATATCAATCTTCCGTATTATGACGGGTTTTACTGGTGCCGTCAGATCCGCGCGGTCTCCCACGTTCCGATTATCTACCTCTCGGCCCGGTCGGATGAGATGAACCAGGTATTGGCGATTGAATGCGGCGGGGATGATTACATCACCAAACCCTTTCATTTGGAAGTGCTCCTTGCCAAGGTCAAGGGGGTGCTGCGGAGAGCTTACGGGGAATATGCGGGCTCACGCCCGTTGTCAGATGTCCAGGAACTGGCGGGATTATACATCCACCGAGACAGACAGGAGATTTCCTGGAAGGACCGAAAAGTTCCCCTCACACCGAAAGAGTGCCGTTTGCTGGACTGCCTGATCAGGCAGGCGGAAAGCGTGGTGACGCGAGAGGAGCTTTTGGAGGCGCTGTGGGATGAGACGGATTTTGTGGATGATAACACGCTGACGGTGAATGTGACCCGGTTGCGGAAGAAACTGGCGGAACTTGGGATTGCCGATGCCATCGAGACGGTGCGCGGGCAGGGCTACAGACTGCGGGTGACTTGGCAGGGGGAAGCATGA